The following proteins are co-located in the Melanotaenia boesemani isolate fMelBoe1 chromosome 5, fMelBoe1.pri, whole genome shotgun sequence genome:
- the LOC121639614 gene encoding RLA class II histocompatibility antigen, DP alpha-1 chain-like produces the protein MTSLSLCAVIGCCVSRSSDFLSVYMRMKMKLLLFLCCVLWVSADVLHEDLAIGGCSENDRENMYTLEGEEVWYADFKQRKGIEPQPPFVDHVTCPECYEAAVAYQQICRTSLETALEAMKDLPLENDPPSSLIIYSRDDVDLGEKNSLICHVSGFYPAPVNVSWTKNGEKVTEGTSINVPFPNKDASFTQISRLDFIPQQGDIYSCSVEHLALTQPLTRIWEVEKTQAGVGPAVFCALGLTVGLLGVTAGTFFLIKGNECS, from the exons ATGACATCACTGTCTCTCTgcgctgtgattggctgctgtGTCAGTAGGAGTTCTGACTTTCTGTCAGTCTacatgaggatgaagatgaagctgctcctcttcctctgctgtgtcCTCTGGGTCTCTGCGGACG TTCTACATGAGGACCTTGCTATCGGTGGATGTTCAGAGAATGATCGAGAGAACATGTATACTCTGGAAGGCGAAGAGGTGTGGTACGCCGACTTCAAACAGAGGAAAGGAATCGAACCTCAGCCTCCTTTTGTAGATCATGTGACCTGCCCAGAATGTTATGAAGCAGCTGTGGCTTATCAACAGATCTGCAGAACAAGCCTGGAGACTGCTCTTGAAGCAATGAAGGACCTTCCTCTAGAAAATG aTCCTCCATCCAGCCTGATCATCTACAGCAGAGACGATGTGGACCTTGGAGAGAAGAACTCTCTGATCTGCCATGTTTCTGGTTTCTATCCGGCTCCGGTCAACGTCTCCTGGACCAAGAACGGAGAGAAGGTGACTGAAGGAACCAGCATCAACGTTCCCTTCCCCAACAAAGATGCTTCCTTCACCCAGATCTCCAGACTGGACTTCATCCcacagcagggagacatctacaGCTGTTCAGTGGAACATCTGGCCCTGACCCAGCCACTGACCAGGATCTGGG aGGTGGAGAAGACTCAGGCCGGTGTTGGACCAGCAGTTTTCTGTGCACTGGGTCTGACGGTTGGACTCCTCGGTGTCACTGCTGGAACCTTCTTCCTCATCAAAGGAAACGAGTGCAGCTGA